Genomic window (Ananas comosus cultivar F153 linkage group 1, ASM154086v1, whole genome shotgun sequence):
AGGAAAGAATATCAATTTCAGCAAACAAGTGTTTGATGCAGCAAAAAGTGATGACATAGCACTTCTTAAGAGCTGGATTGGAAGTGAATACAAAGAAAATGTTGAACACATGCTACTTGCCTCATGAGAAAGGTTTCCCACATAAACGGTTGTGTATTGTGGGTTGTTCTCCGGAGCATCACTATTTATGTTGTCTTGGCCATCTTCTGCACAAGAAAGATATCCATGGCATTATTCATAGTCAGACTATAATGCCAACAGTATTTACAAATATCAGCATATATCAAAGGTTCCATAATACAAAAGGAACATTTCAAGCAAAGATGCTCAATGCCCACAACAGCATGAGCCTGTGCGACAATCTGAATTAGAAAAACTATAAAGCAGAAACTTATGGACAAAAAGATGGAATTCAGATGAACCCAGTATcataaggaaaataaaaaaagagcagCACAATTTTCAATTATGAAGCTTTTGGATTGCTCACACATCCTTTTCTGCCAATCATTTTCCAAGGTGAAGAAATGAAGTCTTAATGACATATAAATTAAGTTTAGTTTacatgaaaaagaaaagcaataaGCCATAACCATGAATCATCAACTGAATCAACACTTATAGAATCCTACTCACACCAACAGAATTCTACTAATCCTAGGtctagtttaaaatttaattcaccaAGAAATGCCAATCTACAGTATTTGATATTGATCGATCAGCAGCTCTAACTCGACAAACAAAGTCTAATAATTTAGTGACTTGTATGCAGAataagagaaagagggagagttTGAGACGTTCATATCCAAACAACAGGCAGGTTGATGAAATTCATAGAATGCTCCAAGTTGCTAGCactagatataaattttatgaataaCAATGGCGCACATGATATTGCTAGATTCAAAAATGCTCAGCAGTAATGAGGACTGAAGCAACAAAGATAAATGTAAAAAAGTAGGATGTCGAAAGGAGTACATGGTAACTGAAAACTAAGAAGCATAAAGCAGCAGTATTTTATAATATGGAAAAAAGTTATAATCAGCAGTGTCTTATAATAAGAACATAAACATAGCAAAATGAAAACTACAAGATCAACCCTACAGCTTGAAGAGAATCAAGAAAAAGATCAAGGTGAATAATAATATGGATGGAACTCATTATTTGATAAATATGAATGTCAACAATATAAGAAAACCTGAAATTAAGATCAATCATCAAGATAAAACTTCGAATAAACCAGTTAAATTATCAGCCAGCGACGACATTACCTGCTGAAACACTTGTCAGATCCACAACACTCTTGGAATCTGAGCTTTGTTTGTCATCACCAGAAGTAGCACCCTTTGTTGCCCAGTTGCAACGAATCTGCCGACTCCCAAGCCACTTGCCTGCAAAACAtatgattttgtaaaatataagttcTTAGCAGTCAAATTGCTCAATCCATTAGAAAGATAATTAATAGTCAAGGCAAGTCAACCCATTAGGTTATTCTATACTTCGGGGTCGAATTTTGGAAGAAACAGAACCCAATAAgtccaaacccaacccaaaaaAACGTGTGAATAAATTTGATCAAGAGAAGTAAAACCCTCTGCAATCAAAGATTTGCTTTCAAGCAACTATGTCGATTTGCAGACAATTGAGTGTAGGTAATACCATTTAAGTCATTGATGGCACTTTGTGCATcctgccaaaaaaaattataaaaattaagtaaagGTGAAACAAATCAAATGATATCCCAAACTGACAGTGCATCAAAATATCACCTGTTGACTCCTGAAAGAAACAAAACCAAATCCTCTCGAACGTCCAGTCTTTTGGTCCCACATAACCCTAGCATCACTACCAAaaagaattttattaacttgacatcaaaatacaaataatgaGAATTACTTGGTAAAGATAAATTCACCAACAATTTGTCAAAATAAATTGACCAAGAACAGAAAGCGAAAAAACAGTCATTTGAAGCTTACGAGCAGCTGGGATATACAGAGAAGCAAGCAAACAACATAGCATCCGTAACCTCCGGGCTAAGATCTCCAACAAAAATGTTGAAGTGCCCTGTGAAACACTACGAGAATGAGATTACACGAGCACAATAAAGGTAAGTTGCcttaaaaacaaatatatagcAAATAATCTTAACTACACCTGAAGTGTCCTCTCTCTGCCCACTAGCATATGCCCAATTAACTCGAATAGGCTGACCAAACCTGCAATTTGATATAATAAACACTAGTAAGATTATCGAAAAGCAAAGGAgacccccccccccaaaaaaaggaaCTTACAGCTGCCGCCCATTAAGAGTGACAATTGCAAGTGCAGCAGATCTGCGGTCATAGTAGTCAACAAAACCAAAGGACGACTGCACCAAATACGGTCAACCGTAAAAAACATAATATTAGACAAGGataattatttctatatcaCTAAAGATCAGGAGGTGGTATTCCAGTCCATTTAGTTCGAAGTAGAAAAAAGGGGGGAATAACCTACCTTCTCCTTTCTAATAAGCTTGCATCCTTCCACTGGACCTGTACTCTGAAAAACTTCTTGAAGTAGAGCTTCAGTAACTTGAACATGAATATTGCCTACATACCTAAATATTTCCAAGAAGCACAGCGCCAAACCAAGGTTACAATCACTCATATTTATTCAATGCATACCCACAATTATAATCCCAAAAAATACACATCTTTTTAACAATACACACAAATTCTTTCCTGTAAGTTACAAAACTTCCTATGGCTAATAGAAACTTCCAACAATACTTGCCAAAGTAGATAAGACTATAACAGAAGCCAACAGTTAAATCTTTCAAATAAGACTAGATATTTTTTTCATTCCATATGTGATCAAGACATAAGCTCGTAGTCCAGCTGCTAAAATTTGTCCTAAATCTCATCAACAACTTAACATGTACACTGCGACACTGTTGTGACTTCCCCAATTAAAACAAACAATGAATCATCCCAgaaacaagaaataaaaaagcaaaccaaaaacaaaataaagattCCTAGCGACACTCACACACTGCGGCATTGACTTGGATCAAACCCAGGAGGCAGGTTTCCACTTAGGATTGGCTCTATCTGCAAAATAAAAGTGTAAAAAAGCAagcaaaaagaacaaaaaaaatcctATACAAAAAAACCTAACCTAGTGAAAAGCAAAAAATCAGCAAGAACATAACAAAAGAAATAGGCAAGAAATTCCATTGtgtgtcaaaaaaataaaaaaaaccaaggAGACTTAGACGATTCTACACTTAGTCTAGCATACTATtgtttcatgcattcataaaaAAAAGACTCACAACCTGAAGAGCCTGTTCTAACATAATCTAGTACCATTTAACCGTACTTACAAGAAGTaatcaaaagaagaaaatatgttCAAAGAACAGGGCTAAGAGGCAATCAACAAATGAGCGGGGGACAAGGTTAACTGAATAGAGGGGGAAACTTCTGTAACAGTtgtcattttcaaattttctataattgCAGAATTTACTATCATGCCATTTAACCAATTAGGTGGAGGACTTCTAATGCACATTATTATAGAACTTCTCAATTTATTCAACTATAATTCCACATGGTTTAGTAACtacagggggaaaaaaagacaAACTTTTCTGAGGAAGCTTTCATAGCCATTCCTCCCTTGAGATGTTTCAAGAACAAGTCTTAAGCTTGTCGATGCAACTTCCTCAAAATGAGCACTTGTTAAGAATTGGATGGCAAATAGCTTGGGATGAAAGAGGAATATCAAAAAGACAAGCTGAAAACGAGGTCAAAATGAAGCTGCTAAAGTACCTCAAGAGTCATGATCCTTATGTacctaaataaaaattattaatttacccCATTATAAACAAAGTGACAAAGAAGTACCCCAATTAAAGCTTAATTCCTCAAATCATACCCGAAAATCTACTCCAAACCAATgaaacagagaaagagagaccaAACACAAGTTCCCTTCACCCTAACTCCGCAATCCACACACCACTcgccctaaaaccctaaaaacgaCAACAATTCTCAAAGCAAACAGCACGTACGACGACAAGAGACGAGAAAGCGGACAAATACAGCATATTTaacaaataaaccctaaaatcggGAATGGAAAAGGGCGCGTGATGGGGCTAGAAACCTGCGGCGCGGCTAAGAGACCCGGGTGGTGGTAGAgcgactgctgctgctgctgctgctgctggagaAGCGCGGCTTGCTGCATCAacgcctgctgctgctgctgctgctgcttcagcCGCTGCTGCTGCATCTTCCCCCTCCTCTCGCCCTAGGGTTTCGGTCACCCCAATAGAACCCGAACGACGGGTCTTAGGGTCagtgttagggttagggtttggggaaAAGGGGGAGAACGAAgaaggaaagggaaagagaaaggtGGGAGAGTTGGGGGTTgggaaggggaggaggagtGGGGCAGTGTGGGGTGGTGGGGAATGGTGGAGAGTGCGAGGGCTCGGAAAAGGCGAGGGGAGGGTGTCGGAGACGAGTATTTAAGAcacaaaaagagaaataaatggTTTTATTAATTATTGCAATTACTATTTCCATTTCATGCtaacaaaaattacataaatttttttatttttttatattagtaagtaatttttttaataaaatttaaaatatttaacaaaaatatataataaataattagaatattttgttgtcaaaaaaataaatattttatgttattataGGCACACATTTATGACCGATCGTGCTGACAAATTTTCGACACGATTCCGTACCACGGTACTTACATCTTTAATTTCTAGTCTTTTAGAGTAGATAAtgcaaggagagagagagagttagggaATAACATAGAagaatcataaaattttatgatgatatttgtttttaaaattttatttacttgatACGAGGTTCGAcgtgtaaaaaaatttatttagtttgtatgataaaaatttaataagcaTATGATACTCAATGTTAGAATGTTTCATCTGTCATTCCTGAATGTGAATAACAGAGAGAACGGTCTTACACTGGAACCGTTCACACTATATTTTTTCTCTGTCCCGCTGGTGCATctgaaaagaatatatatttttttgcataaaattcATTTAATAggcttattttaaaaaaaattatattttaaaatacatttttaaaattcatatattttaaaaattttattacctATACATTTAGTTGCTTAAAAAATTACCATATCTAATTTTCGGAAAACCAGTATtcgaaatttataaattttaatatatattagatttttaaaaaaatattgtagaaTGCATTTGATTTTGAAACCATTTCAATGTACGTTTCACTTCACACAGCtatataattgtattttaatCTCTTCAATAAAGTTTTAGTAATGTGGTGTATGGGATGTGCTTATGCACCAGATACAGATAATAACATCTCACTTCACACAACTGTATGTTTTGCCCTTGTTCAAATtcaatactttaaaatttattagttataaaggaagaattttaattaaatattaagtgctgaattaaaataaatgaataatatatGAGAACACTAGGTGTTATTAATATTTGTTCGCGCTAGCGAGAAACAAGTATATTCACCAACAAGAGATGTATTGGCCCTGGGGCGTACCcctcctcatttttttttccctttttcataAAAAGATAACATGTTacctactttatttatttattttttataaatgaacttaattgaaaatgttaagcaactagattttaaatttgaaatatcggATATCGACCATCAAGCAATTGCCACCTGCGTAAGGGAAaatcagtttctcctgaaatgTTTCTCTGCACTCAGAATtcaattttgattcaaattaactTCAGTAGATATTCATTTTTTGACACCAAGTTATGTGCTTGTGCCAACTTGctatttgatttttgttttgagTTTCAAAACCGTGACGGCTATTATAtcgaatcaaatttgaaattatcaaatcaaattttgaaattttcaaaggTCCAAAACAAGCTGAACGTTTAAACTTCGATGCAAATCAAGTTTGTGTTTAACTTGTTTTAGGCCTGAATAAAAGCCCGTATCTCACTCAATTTGATTTATGCTGGATTTTGGCCCAATTTATCCTGCGCTGAGTTTTTATCGTAAGCATAATTTGTATGCAAGCCAATCAAACAATGACATGTTATTCTGTTgagatcaaattttaattatatctaataattcaaaataaaaaaattgaaaaataaattctatAAGTTTTTACAACCATGCGTGATGTTCAAAATtcgaaaacaattttttttttttttctggtggCAAATATCTACAAGAACATGACATTCAACTCATAGTACCTGTTTTTGTAATATTTGGGcctgatttaaaaaatatgggCCGTTAAATGTGGATCCACATTTGAGCAAATATGTTCAAATTACGCTTTTAATTGGACCGAACAGGCCCGTAATAAGGCAATCATATTTCTTGCACAATAAAGTGTCATCACTTCGAAGAAAATGTACGAAGAGTtcgtttggtattgaggccgcCTGATGCTActggaacaaaaaaaataaaaaatataaaaaaaattatagggcGGAAATATGAAGAGATATGTTTTTGCGTTAGGTTGAGCGTGCTTTATAGTTTCGCTGCGTTGGTTCTATAAAATGGCAACAGGAACGTACATCTAAAAAGCGGGCTAAATATATGTTTGATCGAAGTTTCCACGGTCATTTTATGGCTAGCATTGTAAAAGTGAACATCTGAAACATCTAAAGTATCAAAATTACTGCGTTTGGGGTGTGTTCTGTCCCATCAAAAGAGGAGTGAAGCGATTCTTGGCCGTAAATGCCTGCTTCAGTTGTTGGTTCACCATAATTTCACCTTCgattgaaactcaaaattttcaaaacagtATAATCGACTGCAACTCATCTTGAGCCGAAGTcagttttgaaaagtaaaaccGAAAAAACTTCAGATTCACGACTATACAAACAAACAACGAatgaaaagtaaattttatctgaactctAGTTCCACCTGAATGTCTATTTCAATCTAAACTTCACCGTTGGTGAAACAAACAGGCCCATCCAATACTAATTTAGTTGGACCCATTAATGGACAAGcccttttttttccaaacaTATACTTAAACTTTTCTCTACAACACTAATTTGAGTATATTTTGCATGATCTAGTATTATCTCCATTCAATTTCTAGTGACAAGTTGATGGCTTTCAAgaaataaaaccaaaatttgaagtaataattttttaaaacttcattcaataattattttttttttttatatcaccCTTCGCATTTTATACAAGTCAATAAAAGGAAAGAAGCTTTGCAACTTTTTTTAGAGAAACAAAGacccttttttattattttttttaaaaaagagtaaTACTTCAATATACTGTATAaatcttgaccatttattttttttaatagatgatttagatttaatatgacTCTAGAGGTGACCTACTATTGAGGCATAGATTTCATTCACCAGGTACCTActtaaagggtattttggtctttacagaatattttgatttacaaaattgattttatccaactaagaatATTGTGAAATTTTCAAATGTCTATAACAATAGTTGGATTTCAAATTATAATcaaactgtaaatttaaatccaaaacaatatttaaaacttaattataaatcaaattcaatttttttaaatataaaacacaaatttaagataaaactttcagttccaattcaaaattttaatttaaatcaaaaattaaaatttcaattattcataatttaaacattaatatgaaattcaaaactaaattttaacatATCAATATAActtcaaaagttaaattaagtaattttttgaGTCGTATACTTAATACAAATGGGTATTATCTAATTTACAGTAACAAAAGTAataagtatttaatatttatgattgataatttaattattctactaatttttttctaatattatctaattaactaATCCAACATTACATTTAACAATACTTATATAAAACCCaatatattttactaatttataattagattttaatatttaaatgttattgaataatttctttaaaacaaaaatctttTTCCAATAGTCGTGGCATGtcactttttatttatatcacTCTTATTTTCTCATTAAGCCGTTGGGATCTCCTGAAACGTAGTAGTAATATGACTATGGAGgtagaaaaatataactatGAACGGCGTTTGGTAGGAAAAAAATAACGTAATTTGAGATAGTTAATATAccaaaaatgagtaaaagtataatccaatctaacaaagaaaaaaattcacataTCTTTGATCTTCCTTATTTAAAAAAAGCATCCCAATTTAACATTTAGAATTCacatagattttaatttaacataattaaaatttaaaatgaaaaattgaaattgaaatatcaCATTGAAACtattaattacaattttaatttaaattaaatttaatttcaaatttaaattttcaaattcatttaaattagaatttcaatttaaaattaaattaaattaaatttcaattcaaatttcaaatttaaatttcaaattttcaaattcaatttaaatttcaaatttcaaattaaaattaaatttcaaatcaaatttcaaattaaatttaatttcaatttcaaatttaaatcaatttaattttaaaacttaaattttaaatttattttattttaatttaaaatttaaattttaaaatttaaatttaaatttaaatttaaatttcaatttaaatttttaatttcaaatttaattttaaaattaaatt
Coding sequences:
- the LOC109716890 gene encoding oligouridylate-binding protein 1B-like isoform X1; its protein translation is MQQQRLKQQQQQQQALMQQAALLQQQQQQQQSLYHHPGLLAAPQIEPILSGNLPPGFDPSQCRSVYVGNIHVQVTEALLQEVFQSTGPVEGCKLIRKEKSSFGFVDYYDRRSAALAIVTLNGRQLFGQPIRVNWAYASGQREDTSGHFNIFVGDLSPEVTDAMLFACFSVYPSCSDARVMWDQKTGRSRGFGFVSFRSQQDAQSAINDLNGKWLGSRQIRCNWATKGATSGDDKQSSDSKSVVDLTSVSAEDGQDNINSDAPENNPQYTTVYVGNLSHEVTQLDLHRFFHSLNAGVIEEVRIQRDKGFGFVRYSSHAEAALAIQFGSGRPLGGKAIKCSWGNKPTPPGTSSNPLPPPAAAAFPGLSASELLAYERTLAMSKMGSSQALMQAQGQLKQAAMGLSAQGASQAIYDGGFQSVSASQQMMYY
- the LOC109716890 gene encoding oligouridylate-binding protein 1B-like isoform X2, coding for MQQQRLKQQQQQQQALMQQAALLQQQQQQQQSLYHHPGLLAAPQIEPILSGNLPPGFDPSQCRSVYVGNIHVQVTEALLQEVFQSTGPVEGCKLIRKEKSSFGFVDYYDRRSAALAIVTLNGRQLFGQPIRVNWAYASGQREDTSGHFNIFVGDLSPEVTDAMLFACFSVYPSCSDARVMWDQKTGRSRGFGFVSFRSQQDAQSAINDLNGKWLGSRQIRCNWATKGATSGDDKQSSDSKSVVDLTSVSADGQDNINSDAPENNPQYTTVYVGNLSHEVTQLDLHRFFHSLNAGVIEEVRIQRDKGFGFVRYSSHAEAALAIQFGSGRPLGGKAIKCSWGNKPTPPGTSSNPLPPPAAAAFPGLSASELLAYERTLAMSKMGSSQALMQAQGQLKQAAMGLSAQGASQAIYDGGFQSVSASQQMMYY